The DNA region AATACCTTCCAGGGTAATTACAATAACCTGAACGAGGATTACTGGACACCAAGCAATCATCAGAATTACTATCCTAAACCAAATTCTGCTTCAACCAATACGCCTTACTCATCAACGCTGAGCTATTTTGACGGTACCTTTCTTAAAATCAGGAGCCTTACTTTGGGCTATAACATGCCCGAATCGATAACAAAGCGTATTAATGCACGGTCGCTAAGAGTATATGCTACGGCCCAAAATCCGTTTATTCTTTTTTCTCCGTATCGTAATACTTATCATGGTTTGGATCCGGAAACAGCCGGAGCTTTAAACGTAGATACGCCTCCTACAAAGTCATTTACATTCGGTATTAACATGACACTTTAAATTTAAATAAGATGAAAAGGATATCTATATATTTATACACCTGTTTGTTTTTAGGTCTGATAACAACGGCTTGTAAAAAAACACTGATAGAAGACCCGAAATCAACACTTACACCCGCTTTTTTTACAACAAGCCAGGGCTTTCAGGCTGGTCTCACCGCGGCTTATGCAGGATTTAGAACTATTTGGGGCCCCGATACCTATTTTGAAATGACCGTTCCGGGTACCGATGAATTTATTGCAGGTAACGACGGCAACAACGGCATGGTAAAATATAACAGTAACTTTAATACCGCCGATGGCACTGTAGCCACGATCTGGAAAAATTGTTACACCTATATCAATACTTGTAATGGTTTAATCGGTAGTGTCCCGGCTGGTATTGACGCTACATCGGCAACAAGCATGGTCGGTGAAGCCAAGTTTTTGCGGGCGAATTACTACTTTATATTAGTTCAGTTTTGGGGCGATGTCACTTTAAACAAAACATTCCAGTCGGTGCCCACAACGTCGGCCACGAGGGCTAAAATGGCCGATGTATATGATTTCATAGTTCAGGATCTGAAAGATGCCATAGCAGTTCTTCCGGCAACCCCTTTAACCAATGGCGTGCAAACCGGCAGGGCAACAAAAGCGGCAGCCATGCACATGCTCGCAAAAGTATATTTAACAAGAGCGGGTTCATCGGCCAAACAGGCAGATGATTATAAAAATGCTTACAATACAGCAATAGACCTGATAACCAATGTTGCACCCGCAGGCGGCATGAAATTGCAGCAGGATTTTGGAAAGGTATTTGCTGAAGGCAATGAAGCCAACAGTGAAATATTGTGGACTGTACAGCACACAACTACATTGGCTTATAACGGTTCGGCTACACAAAATAACAGTGGCCCCGATAACCTGCTATGCCATTTATTTGTGCCTAAGTATGAAGTGCAGCCTGGTATGCAGCGCAGTACCCTTTATGGGCGCCCTTACATTCGTGTGGTGCCCACACATTGGCTAACCGATACCGTATTTAGCGAAAGGGTTAATGATCAGCGTTATAATAAAACTTTTCAAACAGCCTGGTTATGTAATAATGCAGCATCAATACCTACATGGTCTAATCCTCTGCCGGTCGGGGCGCCCGCCGGCGCTCAACCCGGGGCTGCTAAATTTACAGTTGGCGACACCGCTATCTGGATGCCGGGTAAGGATATGACGTCGGCGCAAATTGCAGGTTATCGTTACCAGGTTATTCCACCTGCTAAGTATAGCATTGCTTTGTCGCCTGCTATGATCAAATATTTTGATACCAAACGGCCCGATCAAAACTCACCCTCAAGCAGGCCCATAATTATTTATCGCTTAGCCGAAACCTATTTAATTGCTGCCGAAGCATTGGTTATGGATGGTCGTGCGGGCGATGCAGTGCCTTATGTTAATGCAATCCGCGAAAGGGCCGCTTACCCTTCAGGCAACGCTGCGGCAATGGATATTACTGCTGATAAGCTTACGCTGGATTTCATATTAGACGAACGTTCGAGAGAACTGTGCGGCGAGCTTGTACGCTGGCTTGACCTTGCAAGGACAGGTAAGCTGCTGGAAAGGGTAAAACTGCATAATACCGATGGTAAAAGCAATATAAAGCCATTTCATGTACTGCGCCCAATCCCGCAGACACAAATTGATGCAACAATTACCGGTACTCCATATCCACAAAATCCTGGCTGGTAAAACAGAGTTAAATTCAAGGTATATACTGTAAAGTGATTAAAAATGCTATGAAAAAACACAACGCTTTGATTCGTGTTCTTTTAATTTTTCTTTTGCCCTTTTGCTTCTTTAAAGCTCAGGCAAGCAGTAATACATCGCCGGAAACATCCCCATATAATGTAAAGTTATATGGGGCAAAAGGCGATGGAAAATCTGTTGATACTCAAAATATCAACAAAGCAATTGAAGCTGCCGCCGCGGCAGGCGGTGGAACGGTTTATTTTCCGGCAGGGAATTATTTAAGCGGTTCTATTCATCTTAAAAGTGGCATCAGCCTGTATATCGATCAGGGGGCTACTATAATTGCCGCGCCTATTGAAGCTGCCTCAGGCTATGATGAACCCGAAGCCAAAATAGACAATAACTACCAGGATTTTGGGCACAGGCACTGGCATAACAGCTTGATTTGGGGTGAAAATCTGCATGATATTTCCATATTAGGCCCCGGTACTATTTGGGGTAAAGACCTGGCGCGGAGCAACAAAGGAGAAGACGATAAACGCCCGAACAAAGCCATTAGTCTTTATTTATGCAGGAATGTGATTATCAGGGACATTTCCATATTGCATGGCGGCTGGTTCGGAATCCTGGCCACAGGGATAGACAATTTTACTATTGATAATGTAAAAATGGATACCAACCGCGATGGGATGGATATTGACTGCTGCCGCAACGTACGCATTTCAAATTGCAGCATAAACTCGCCTTATGATGATGGTATTTGCCTTAAGAGCACCTACGGGCTTGGATTTGCCAGGGCTACCGAAAATGTTACCATTACCAACTGCCAGGTAAGCGGTTATGATGAGGGCTCATTTTTAGCCGGTACTTTTACCCGCAATGAAAAAAAATACTCTGACGGTAACCCTACAGGCCGCATAAAAATGGGAACAGAATCAAACGGAGGGTTTAAGAATGTTACCATATCTAATTGCGTATTTGATTACTGCCGCGGCCTGGCCCTTGAAACTGTTGATGGATCACTTTTAGAAGATGTTACCATTACCAACATAACCATGAGGGATATTGTAAACGCGCCAATTTTTGTAAGGCTTGGTGCACGCATGCGCGGGCCGGAAAATGCCACTGTAGGCTCGCTCAGAAGGGTAATCATCAGCAATGTGGTATGTTATAATGCCGACTATAAACATGGGGCAATTATAAGCGGGATCCCGGGGCATGACATTGAAGATTTGCGATTGAGTAATATCAGGATCTATTATAAAGGCGGAGGAACAAAAGAGCAAGCTGCACGTGAAGTACCTTCGCTTGAAAAAGAATACCCTGAACCATATCGTTTTGGAACAATGCCTTCTTATGGCTTTTTTATCCGCAACGTTAAAGATTTAAAAGTGAACGATGTGGAGGTTAGTTATATCACTGATGATTTTCGCCCGCCATTTATCCTTGATCATGTAACCGGCGCCGATTTTCAGCATGTTAAAGCACAAAAAGCAGTAGGCTCATCAACATTTGTTTTAAACGAGGTGAAGGATTTTAACATCTACAATAGCCGCCCGGTCGCAGATACTAAACTGGCTAACGCGAGTAAAAAAGAATTATAATTAAACAGCATGAAAAGTATACTATTTAAATGGGTGATAATTCTTACGATCCTGCCGTTGAGCATAATGCTTTATGCCTTGAAACCGGGATCAGAAGTTGTGCCCGATGCCGATAACGCCGGTTTAAAATTACCTGCAGGTTTCGGTGCCCTGAAAGTTGCCGAAACGGGTGCAAAGGCCCGGCATTTAGTAGTTACGCCACAGGGCGATATTTACGTAAAGCTTGCTAAACCCAATAAAGAAGGCAAGAGTATTTTAGTGTTACATGAAGCACCTAATGGTAAAGCCGAGCTTAAATCGGGCTTCGGGACCTATGGAGGCACAGAAGTTTATTTAAAGAACGGGTACCTTTATGCTTCGTCAAATACCGAAGTTTTCAGGTATAAGGTAAATGGCAACAATGAAGTGATTAACACCGATCAGCCGGAAAAAATCATTACCGGGTTAAAGGCTGGCCGGCAGCATGAAACCAAATCGTTTGCTTTGGATAATGATGGCTATATCTATGTAAATATAGGTGCATGGTTTAACTCATGCCAGGAAAAGGATCGCGGCCTGCATTCGCCCGGTATACCGGGATGCCCGATACTGGATTCGATGGGTGGGGTGTGGCAGTTTAAAACTGATAAATTAAACCAAACTTATAGCGATGGTGTAAGGTATGCTACCGGCTTACGGAATATGGTAGGTATGGACTGGAACCAACAGGACAACCAGCTCTTTGTAATGCAACATGGGAGGGATAACCTGAATAGTTCATGGCCTGAGTTGTATACCACCAAGCAGTCGGCCGAGTTACCCGCCGAATGTTTGTATGCCCTTAAAAAAGGCGATAATGCAGGCTGGCCATATATGTATTATGACCAGATTCAGCATAAAAAGATACAAGCCCCTGAATATGGCGGCGACGGAAAAAAAGAGGCTGATGCTAAGTTTCTTGATCCCGTCGTCGCCTATCCCGGCCATATGGCTCCCAACGGTTTGTTGTTTTATAACGGAAACCAATTCCCGGAAAAATATAAAAACGGGGCTTTCATAGCTTTTCATGGCTCATGGAACCGGGCTCCCGAGCCGCAGGCCGGATACTTTGTAGTTTTTCAGCCATTTAAAAATGGTAAGCCTGATGGTGATTGGGAAGTGTTTGCTGACGGTTTTTCAGGATCTCCGGAAAAAACAGCGGCCGGGCGTGCCGACCATCGTCCCTGCGGTCTGGCACAGGGTGCGGATGGTTCATTATATGTTACAGATGATTCAAAAGGTACCATATACCGTATTATCTATCTTAAAAAGTAGTAAACAAATGACTAAATATTTATTGACCCTTCTTTTTGCTTTTAGCTGCTTCCAGCTCATGGCGCAAGTGAAAACCAAGGCAAACACAAATGCAAAGCCTGTTGTGAATCTTGCCGTTTCTATGGCAAATGGCAAAGCTATCTATATAAATCATTGCTTAACCTGCCACCAGGCCGATGGAGGAGGTGTACCTAATATGAACCCTCCATTAATCAAAACATCCTATATAACAGGCAGTCATGAGCAATTAATTAAAGTGCTGCTTAACGGGTTTTCGGAGAACGTTGATATTGACGGCGAATCATATTCAAACGTGATGCCTGCACACGATTTTTTAAAAGACCGGGAAATTGCAGACGTGTTAACCTATGTACGGAAAAGCTTCGGTAACAAGAGTAGTGCAATTACCGAGGCACAGGTAAAGGCGGTCCGAGATAAAAACAAAAAGAAGACGGCTATTAAAAACACATAATAATCAAATTAAAAACAGCTAAAATGAAATCATTTTTATACTTGTTACTTATTGCTTATGCTTCGGCAGCGTTTGGGCAGGACGTTAATACTGAAAATATTGTACGCCGGGTTGCTGATAATATTATTAAGGAAACTTCTTTCCAGTTTGTCAATTCCAAAACAAACGAAAAGTATAATTCTACAAAGGGGTTAGCTCCATCGACAGATATTAAGGTCGATAGTAAATACAATAAATGGGCTTACGTAAATGGTGTTTTAGCCATAGGCATGGTGCAAACGGCTGATGTGCTTGGCGACAAAAAATATTCAGATTATTCCCAGCGTAATTTTACATTTATTTTTGATAACCTCAGTTATTTTGAAACGCTTTATAAAGCAAAAGCCGGCAAGGTTGAATATGGTTCTGTATTCAATATAACCAATCTCGATGCCTGTGGTGCAATGTCGGCTGGTTTGTTTGATGTGGACGCACTTGCTCACCGGAAAGATTATCAGGCTTATTTAGAAAGGTCTGCCACCTATATTTTGACAAAACAAATGCGCCTTCCTGACGGTACGCTTGCTCGTCCGCAGCCCCGCTTTGGTACGCTTTGGGCCGATGATATGTTCATGAGTATCCCTTTTTTGGCACGTATGGGCAAACTTACCGGCGATAGTAAGTATTTTGATGATGCTATTAAACAAGTTGAGAATTTCAACAAGTACCTTTATGATCCGGCCACAGGCTTGTTTTTTCATAATTATTATGCTGATGATCAAACCAATGGTGTAGGCCATTGGGGCCGCAGCAATGGCTGGATAGCCATGGCACAGGTTGAGCTGTTAAACAATTTACCTGCAAACCATCCTAAACGTGCTGAACTGATCAAGTTGCTGTTGAGGCAAATTGTAGGTTACGCCCGTTACCAGGACCAAACCGGTTTATGGCACCAGTTACTGGATAAACCCGATTCATATCTCGAAACATCAGTTACTGCTATGTACACTTATGCAGTAGCAAGGGCTGTAAACCAGGGCTGGATCAATGATAAATATATAGCCATAGCCCGCGAAGGGTGGAAAGGTTTAACCTCAAAAATAACTGCCGATGGCCAGCTACAAGATGTTTGCATTGGTACTAATATGGATACAGCCATTAAATTTTATTACACGCGCCCAACCGAACTGAACGATACGCATGGCTTAGGTGCCTTATTATTGGCCGGAACAGAAATGCTTAAGGCCGAAAGGAAGAAATAACCATGTACAGGCTAACAAGGTTATTGTTGTGCATTGGTGTTACACTTCTGGCATCTGATTGCAGTTTGTTTGCCGCGGATGTAGATATCACAGCCTATGGAGCTACGGGTAATGGCACAACATTAAATACAGCGGCTATTCAAAATGCCATTGACGTGTGCTATAAAAGTGGCGGCGGCAAGGTTGTTGTTCCATCAGGCGTATTTTTAACCGGTACAGTTGCATTGAATGACAATATTACCCTGCACCTGAATAAAGGAGCTGTTTTATTAGGAAGCACCGATATTAACGATTACCGGAACCTTGATCCCTTTGTTGAGGGGTTGGGCATTAGCGTAGGCTGGGCGCTGGTTGTTGCGGTTGATAAAAAGAATATCAGCATTGAAGGCAAGGGGGTTATTGACGGACAAGGGGTAAAACTGAAAGCGCAGCAAATCTTAACTGATACCCGGGCCGAATCACAACGCTGGGGCAGGCGTCCGTTTTTATTACGCGTTGTACGCTGCCAAAATGTTTTTGTACAGGGCGTTACTTTAAATTACTCGGCCGCCTGGACCTCGCATTATTTTCAATGTAAGCAGGTAAATATTCAAAATGTAAAAATTGAAAGCCGGGGCGTTGCTCATAACGATGGGATGGATATAGATGGCTGCCAGGATGTTACTATTAAAAATTGCGATGTGGTAAGCGGCGACGATGCCTTATGTTTTAAAACAACATCAAGTAAAATGGCTTGCAGGGATATTGTGATTTCAGGTCTGAGATTAAAAAGTGGGCAGGGGGCCATTAAGATCGGTACCGAATCTATGGCGCCATTTGAGAATATCAGGATCTCAAAATGTTACATCTATGATACGGCTAACGGCGGGATCAAGCTGCTTTCTGTAGATGGGGCGAATATCAGGAATATCGAAATTGATGATATTACTATGGTTGAAGTAAAAACACCTATCCTGATCCGTTTGGGGGCAAGGTTAAGTGTATTCCGCAAAGATCAGGATACGCAACAACCAATTGGTACGCTTGAAAACGTAACCATTAAAAATGTAAAGGCAAAAGCGGCAGATATCGCGCAACTCATGCCGCCATCAGGCATTTTGATAACGGGAATTCCCGGGCATGACATTAAAGGGCTAACATTAAAAAACATTGAGATAAATCTGGCGGGAGGTGGAAGCGAAGAAAATGCCCGGCAGATTGTACCTGAAGCTATTGACAAATACCCCGAAGTAAAAACATTTGGCCCGCTTGTGCCTGCCTATGGTGTATGGGCCAGGCACATAGAAGGGTTAAAACTCGATAATATAAAATTTACATTGGGTAATAATGATCTCAGGCCCGCTTTAATCTGTGAGGACGGAAAAAACATTGAACTTAATTCCTGCATAATTCCTGAAACTACAGGTGCAAAGGCTGTAATAAGGTTAGAGAATGTTGCAGGTGCTCGCATAAATAATACTGCCGTTGCCGGATCTGCGGGTGCATTTGTGCGTGTTGAAGGCACTGCGAGTAATAATGTTCATCTCCTGAAAAATAAAACACCTGGGATACAAAAAAAGGTTGACCTGTCTGCTGATGTGAAAGCGGGTACAGCCATTTTAGATTAGCATTAATGGGAAATTGAATCCAACATATGAAGATAGATAAACATAAAATATTTTTAAGCTGCCTGGTCTTTTTGTTCCCTTGCGTGATTTACGCTCAGGAGGTTGCTTTACCGGCACAAACAGACCGCTGGGTTATCCAATCTGATGGAAGTATAAAATGGACTATTAATGGCCGCTTACCCCATACCGATCATATTGAAATGTCGGGCGAGAAAGCATCCGTGTGGGTGCAGTATGGATTAGATAGTACCGGCAGCGCCTCTGTTTCAAGAACTGTTGTTTTCCCCACATTCAGGATGCTGCCTGATGGCACCCGCACTCACATCGATTATACATTTCAGGACAACGAACTGCCGCGTTTTTTTGTTAATAACCGTAAGCTAAAGACAGATCTGGCCAACGGGAAGAAATCAGGCGATCTTTCGTACAATATCAAAAGTATCAGTCATAAAGGGATCATGAGGATAGCCGCCATGGCCGGTAATCCTGCGCTGGTGAAAATAGACCGGAGTATCTTTCCATCTGTAGATAAACCAATGGTTATTGAAAAGTTTGTGTTTACCAATATAACGGACAAGCCGGTTACCGTTAGCATGGAGTATTTGCGGCGTGAAGTTAGGACAGATAGTGCTAAAAGTAAAGTAAGGCCCCATTCGGTGATCAGCGGCTCTGTTGATCCTGGCAGCAGGGTGATACAGCCCGGAGCAAATGCCGCCTTTTCAGTTTATTACCTGGCTACGGATTTTCCTGCCCAAGCGATTAAAATTGACGCTGATGCTGAAGAAAGAGCCCGGGAAAACCGTATAAATACCATTTTATTACCCTTGCAGTTAAAAACCCCTGACACCTTATTGAATACCGCATTCGCTTTCGCCAAGATCAGGGGAACGGAGAGCATTTACAAAACCAAAGTTGGATACCTGCATGGCCCTGGCGGGCTTGCATATTATGCGGCCATTTGGGCTAATGACCAGGCCGAATATATTAGTCCTTTCTTCGCTTTTTCGGGAGATAGCATCGGTAACCTGTCGGCCATGAACTGTTACCGGTTATTTGCAAAATATATGAACCCGGAATACAAACCAATTCCCAGTTCAATTGTGGCCGAGGGCGATGCGGTATGGAAAGGGGCGGGCGATCGTGGCGATCAGGCTATGATAGCCTATGGCGCATCAAGGTATGCATTAGCTTATGGTAAACCCGACTCTGCAAAAAAACTATGGCCGCTCATAACCTGGTGTCTGGAATATAGTCGCCGGAAACTGAATGAACAGGGTGTAGTTACATCCGATCATGATGAACTGGAAGGGCGCTTTCCATCTGGCAAGGCCAACCTTTCGACCAACAGTCTTTATTATGATGCTTTGATCTCCGCCGTATATCTTGGCAAACAATTGCATCAGTCCAAAACACAAACAGATGAATATTTAAAGCAGGCTGCGGCTCTTAAAATTAATATCGAAAAATACTTCGGGGCAACTATCGGGGGCTTTGAAACTTACAGATACTACGAAACCAATGATGTACTGCGTGCCTGGATTTGCCTGCCGCTTACTATGGGTATTTTAAACCGCAGCGAAGGAACCATCAAAGCCCTGTTTTCGCCCAGCTTGTGGACGGCCGATGGCTTAGCCACACAGGCCGGCAAAGAAACCTTTTGGGACCGCTCTACCTTGTACGCCCTTCGGGGTGTATTACAGGCAGGTAAAACCGAAAAGGCCGTGGAATATCTTCGGTATTATTCACGCAGGAGGTTGTTAGGGGAGCACGTGCCTTACCCGGTAGAAGCCTATCCCGAGGGTAATCAAAGGCATTTATCAGCCGAAAGCGGCCTTTATTGCCGGATCTTTACCGAAGGCTTATTCGGCATCAGGCCAACAGGTTTCAGCAATTTTGATTGTACACCCCGTTTACCAAACGGATGGAATGAGATGACCTTGAATAATATTCATGCATTTGGTCATGTTTTCAATCTTCAGGTCTCAAGGCAAAACAAAGAAAAGCTACTTATTACTGTCACAGAGGGTAGCAAAGTAATTAAATACAGGATAAAAGATGGTGCAACGCAATCAGTTGTGCTGTAAGTTCTATCTTGATGTATAAACAATGACTATGAAAAAAATATTGAAATGCACATTGCCCGTTTTAATGGCATTTATGGTACAAGGCGCTTTTGCACAAACACACCAATTAGAAAAACTTTGGGAAACTGATACCGTTGTTCGGATCCCCGAATCGGTTTTACCGGATTTTAAAAAGAAGATATTATATGTATCAGAAATTGAAGGGAACCCCAGCGCTGTTGATGGCAAAGGTGGGATTGCTAAGATTGGACTGGATGGAAAGATCATTAACCTCGACTTTACCACCGGTATAAATTCACCTAAAGGCCTTGGGCGGGTTGGCAATCAATTGTATGCGGCTGATCTGTCGGAGGTTGTTGTTATAGATATCAAAACCGGCAAAGTAATTAGTAAGATCCCTGTTGACAGTGCAAAAATGCTAAATGACATTACTGTGGATGACAAAGGAATAGTTTATGTATCAGATAGTAAAACCAAAAAGATCCACCGGATTGAAAAGGGTAAGGTAACTACTTTTTTAACGAATGTAAATGGTGTAAACGGCCTTAAGGCTATCAATAATGATCTTTATATTCTTGGTGGACAGAAGTTCATGAAAGCAGATAGTAAAGGCAATTTAATCCAAATAACTACACTCAGTTGCGGAGGAGATGGTCTTGAACCTGTAGGCAATGGCGATTTTTTGATCACCTGCTGGTCGGGCCATATATTTTACGTAACTGCCGATGGTAAAATAGAAACCCTGCTTGATTCGGAGCCACAAAAGATGAATACTGCCGATTTAGGTTACGATACCGTTAATCATATTTTGTATGTGCCAACGTTTTTCGGAAAAAAGGTAGTGGCTTACAAACTAATCACCCGTTAATATGCAGTTGAAAAATTTAAGGCTGTATTTAATAATGATAGGTGTTTTAAGTACTAACCTTTTATTCGCGCAGCAAAGTACCCGTTTAAATACGGGATGGGAATTTATACAACGCGATTTAGGCGGCATTTGGGAGGCTATTCGTCCCGAAGATAAGGGCATTCCGCACGATGTTCCGCACTGGCAGCAAGTAACACTTCCGCATTGTTTTAATGCACGTGACGCGGTTGACCCCGATGTGAACTATTACCAGGGCCCCGGATGGTACCGCACGCAGTTAAGCATTAATAACCCTTATAAAGGAGGGCGTACGTTATTGCACTTTGAAGGCGCCGGACAAAAGACTGAGGTTTATGTATATAACATTAAAGTAGGTTCGCATCTGGGAGGGTATGATGAATGGACAGTTGATATAACAAAAGCTATTGATGACTTTAAGCAAACTGATATCTGCCAAACCCAATTTAAAGGCAACGTTCCCGTTGAGATAAGGTGTGATAATTCGCGTGATTTGGAAAGTATTCCTTCCCGCTTATCGGACTTTACCGTTTATGGCGGGCTTTATCGGTACGTCAACTTGGTATACGTACCGGCTGTTTCGTTGGATAAGGTTTTTGTCAAAGCAGA from Mucilaginibacter sp. SJ includes:
- a CDS encoding RagB/SusD family nutrient uptake outer membrane protein → MKRISIYLYTCLFLGLITTACKKTLIEDPKSTLTPAFFTTSQGFQAGLTAAYAGFRTIWGPDTYFEMTVPGTDEFIAGNDGNNGMVKYNSNFNTADGTVATIWKNCYTYINTCNGLIGSVPAGIDATSATSMVGEAKFLRANYYFILVQFWGDVTLNKTFQSVPTTSATRAKMADVYDFIVQDLKDAIAVLPATPLTNGVQTGRATKAAAMHMLAKVYLTRAGSSAKQADDYKNAYNTAIDLITNVAPAGGMKLQQDFGKVFAEGNEANSEILWTVQHTTTLAYNGSATQNNSGPDNLLCHLFVPKYEVQPGMQRSTLYGRPYIRVVPTHWLTDTVFSERVNDQRYNKTFQTAWLCNNAASIPTWSNPLPVGAPAGAQPGAAKFTVGDTAIWMPGKDMTSAQIAGYRYQVIPPAKYSIALSPAMIKYFDTKRPDQNSPSSRPIIIYRLAETYLIAAEALVMDGRAGDAVPYVNAIRERAAYPSGNAAAMDITADKLTLDFILDERSRELCGELVRWLDLARTGKLLERVKLHNTDGKSNIKPFHVLRPIPQTQIDATITGTPYPQNPGW
- a CDS encoding rhamnogalacturonidase; its protein translation is MKKHNALIRVLLIFLLPFCFFKAQASSNTSPETSPYNVKLYGAKGDGKSVDTQNINKAIEAAAAAGGGTVYFPAGNYLSGSIHLKSGISLYIDQGATIIAAPIEAASGYDEPEAKIDNNYQDFGHRHWHNSLIWGENLHDISILGPGTIWGKDLARSNKGEDDKRPNKAISLYLCRNVIIRDISILHGGWFGILATGIDNFTIDNVKMDTNRDGMDIDCCRNVRISNCSINSPYDDGICLKSTYGLGFARATENVTITNCQVSGYDEGSFLAGTFTRNEKKYSDGNPTGRIKMGTESNGGFKNVTISNCVFDYCRGLALETVDGSLLEDVTITNITMRDIVNAPIFVRLGARMRGPENATVGSLRRVIISNVVCYNADYKHGAIISGIPGHDIEDLRLSNIRIYYKGGGTKEQAAREVPSLEKEYPEPYRFGTMPSYGFFIRNVKDLKVNDVEVSYITDDFRPPFILDHVTGADFQHVKAQKAVGSSTFVLNEVKDFNIYNSRPVADTKLANASKKEL
- a CDS encoding PQQ-dependent sugar dehydrogenase, producing the protein MKSILFKWVIILTILPLSIMLYALKPGSEVVPDADNAGLKLPAGFGALKVAETGAKARHLVVTPQGDIYVKLAKPNKEGKSILVLHEAPNGKAELKSGFGTYGGTEVYLKNGYLYASSNTEVFRYKVNGNNEVINTDQPEKIITGLKAGRQHETKSFALDNDGYIYVNIGAWFNSCQEKDRGLHSPGIPGCPILDSMGGVWQFKTDKLNQTYSDGVRYATGLRNMVGMDWNQQDNQLFVMQHGRDNLNSSWPELYTTKQSAELPAECLYALKKGDNAGWPYMYYDQIQHKKIQAPEYGGDGKKEADAKFLDPVVAYPGHMAPNGLLFYNGNQFPEKYKNGAFIAFHGSWNRAPEPQAGYFVVFQPFKNGKPDGDWEVFADGFSGSPEKTAAGRADHRPCGLAQGADGSLYVTDDSKGTIYRIIYLKK
- a CDS encoding c-type cytochrome, producing the protein MTKYLLTLLFAFSCFQLMAQVKTKANTNAKPVVNLAVSMANGKAIYINHCLTCHQADGGGVPNMNPPLIKTSYITGSHEQLIKVLLNGFSENVDIDGESYSNVMPAHDFLKDREIADVLTYVRKSFGNKSSAITEAQVKAVRDKNKKKTAIKNT
- a CDS encoding glycoside hydrolase family 88/105 protein, translating into MKSFLYLLLIAYASAAFGQDVNTENIVRRVADNIIKETSFQFVNSKTNEKYNSTKGLAPSTDIKVDSKYNKWAYVNGVLAIGMVQTADVLGDKKYSDYSQRNFTFIFDNLSYFETLYKAKAGKVEYGSVFNITNLDACGAMSAGLFDVDALAHRKDYQAYLERSATYILTKQMRLPDGTLARPQPRFGTLWADDMFMSIPFLARMGKLTGDSKYFDDAIKQVENFNKYLYDPATGLFFHNYYADDQTNGVGHWGRSNGWIAMAQVELLNNLPANHPKRAELIKLLLRQIVGYARYQDQTGLWHQLLDKPDSYLETSVTAMYTYAVARAVNQGWINDKYIAIAREGWKGLTSKITADGQLQDVCIGTNMDTAIKFYYTRPTELNDTHGLGALLLAGTEMLKAERKK
- a CDS encoding glycoside hydrolase family 28 protein, translated to MYRLTRLLLCIGVTLLASDCSLFAADVDITAYGATGNGTTLNTAAIQNAIDVCYKSGGGKVVVPSGVFLTGTVALNDNITLHLNKGAVLLGSTDINDYRNLDPFVEGLGISVGWALVVAVDKKNISIEGKGVIDGQGVKLKAQQILTDTRAESQRWGRRPFLLRVVRCQNVFVQGVTLNYSAAWTSHYFQCKQVNIQNVKIESRGVAHNDGMDIDGCQDVTIKNCDVVSGDDALCFKTTSSKMACRDIVISGLRLKSGQGAIKIGTESMAPFENIRISKCYIYDTANGGIKLLSVDGANIRNIEIDDITMVEVKTPILIRLGARLSVFRKDQDTQQPIGTLENVTIKNVKAKAADIAQLMPPSGILITGIPGHDIKGLTLKNIEINLAGGGSEENARQIVPEAIDKYPEVKTFGPLVPAYGVWARHIEGLKLDNIKFTLGNNDLRPALICEDGKNIELNSCIIPETTGAKAVIRLENVAGARINNTAVAGSAGAFVRVEGTASNNVHLLKNKTPGIQKKVDLSADVKAGTAILD
- a CDS encoding SMP-30/gluconolactonase/LRE family protein, which encodes MKKILKCTLPVLMAFMVQGAFAQTHQLEKLWETDTVVRIPESVLPDFKKKILYVSEIEGNPSAVDGKGGIAKIGLDGKIINLDFTTGINSPKGLGRVGNQLYAADLSEVVVIDIKTGKVISKIPVDSAKMLNDITVDDKGIVYVSDSKTKKIHRIEKGKVTTFLTNVNGVNGLKAINNDLYILGGQKFMKADSKGNLIQITTLSCGGDGLEPVGNGDFLITCWSGHIFYVTADGKIETLLDSEPQKMNTADLGYDTVNHILYVPTFFGKKVVAYKLITR